A stretch of Telopea speciosissima isolate NSW1024214 ecotype Mountain lineage chromosome 11, Tspe_v1, whole genome shotgun sequence DNA encodes these proteins:
- the LOC122645924 gene encoding late embryogenesis abundant protein 6-like: MQTIKEKFQDMREMREAKAEAKAEEQAEKELAKARLDVAHEVRKAREAEAEMDLHVNKAVEKADKEIAKHHELGTDEPIVGITDDRQDNLPMSSGGNPNLGTMGTTNINTNNMTNSAGADRNPKLF; encoded by the exons atgcaAACCATTAAGGAGAAGTTTCAAGACATGAGAGAGATGCGCGAGGCTAAAGCTGAAGCTAAGGCCGAAGAACAG GCTGAGAAAGAACTTGCAAAGGCTAGATTGGATGTTGCTCATGAGGTAAGGAAGGCAAGAGAAGCAGAGGCCGAGATGGATTTGCATGTTAATAAAGCAGTAGAGAAGGCTGACAAGGAGATTGCAAAGCACCATGAGCTTGGAACTGATGAACCAATTGTTGGAATCACAGACGATCGCCAAGACAACCTTCCAATGAGTTCTGGTGGAAATCCCAATCTGGGAACTATGGGCACCACTAACATTAACACTAACAATATGACTAACTCGGCTGGGGCTGATCGCAACCCTAAATTATTTTAG
- the LOC122645922 gene encoding late embryogenesis abundant protein 18-like isoform X2 has protein sequence MNAAKEKVSNMASAAKEHVNIARAKAEEKAEKAAARTSEEKEIAHERRKVKEAQAKMELHQDKAEHKAERLDAKQHSHPYGQHHHHHQHGQYPTAGGQYPMGGATITGAAPTTSTTGPTYPVGGYPPVNKLV, from the exons atgaatGCAGCGAAGGAGAAGGTGAGTAACATGGCCAGTGCTGCTAAGGAGCACGTTAACATTGCTCGTGCCAAGGCCGAAGagaag GCGGAGAAGGCAGCAGCGAGGACGTCAGAGGAGAAGGAGATAGCCCATGAAAGAAGGAAGGTGAAGGAAGCCCAAGCCAAGATGGAGCTTCACCAAGACAAAGCTGAGCACAAAGCCGAGCGACTGGATGCGAAGCAACACTCTCACCCCTACGgtcagcatcaccaccaccatcaacacGGCCAATACCCGACAGCCGGTGGGCAGTATCCCATGGGCGGTGCCACCATTACAGGAGCGGCTCCGACGACCAGTACCACGGGTCCTACTTACCCCGTTGGAGGATATCCTCCTGTAAACAAACTAGTGTAG
- the LOC122645922 gene encoding late embryogenesis abundant protein 18-like isoform X1: protein MNAAKEKVSNMASAAKEHVNIARAKAEEKAEKAAARTSEEKEIAHERRKVKEAQAKMELHQDKAEHKAERLDAKQHSHPYGQHHHHHQHGQYPTAGGQYPMGGATITGAAPTTSTTGPTYPVGGYPPPQQNLILRSPHSSLQSHILHVQLHSLSNLSQHVHSNQPL from the exons atgaatGCAGCGAAGGAGAAGGTGAGTAACATGGCCAGTGCTGCTAAGGAGCACGTTAACATTGCTCGTGCCAAGGCCGAAGagaag GCGGAGAAGGCAGCAGCGAGGACGTCAGAGGAGAAGGAGATAGCCCATGAAAGAAGGAAGGTGAAGGAAGCCCAAGCCAAGATGGAGCTTCACCAAGACAAAGCTGAGCACAAAGCCGAGCGACTGGATGCGAAGCAACACTCTCACCCCTACGgtcagcatcaccaccaccatcaacacGGCCAATACCCGACAGCCGGTGGGCAGTATCCCATGGGCGGTGCCACCATTACAGGAGCGGCTCCGACGACCAGTACCACGGGTCCTACTTACCCCGTTGGAGGATATCCTCCT ccacaacaaaatctaaTACTGAGATcccctcattcctctctccaaagtCATATCCTCCATGTACAACTTCATAGCCTCAGCAatctctcccaacatgtccattcaaatCAACCCTTATAA